A segment of the Candidatus Pelagisphaera phototrophica genome:
ACGGCATTGCCAAATTGCTTATAGGCTTGCCCGACGCGTGGATCAATTTTGAAGCTATCGGGGAAACCCATCATGCGAAGGCACTCAACGGGGTGCAATTTGCGCACTACACCATCCACCAGGTAGGCACCGGTTTTGGCTGCGGCTCCGCCACCATGGGCAGAAAGAGTGATACCCTGACCTTCGGGCGAATAGATCCGCTCACCCTGCCCCCCTTTATTAATGACTCCAATTTGGATCGGTTTTTCAGATCTTGCCCCCAAGTCCTTTCCAACATTGGTATCCGTAATCGTAATGTCGTTACGAACGATCGCCGTACTTTCAACTTTTGATTTTGGAAGCAATATGTCCAGTACCGACACCTTCTTTCCTGCTGGCTGCGGAAATCTAAACTCGCCCCTCACAACATCTTCCCTGATACCCACGATGTACAAACGCTTGCGTGCCTGGGGAACCCCGTAATCGGACGCGTTTAGAATAGCGTGCTTGGTCCTATACCCTTCGCCTTCCAGCATCGATAGCGTCCTTTTCAACGTATCTCCGTTACTGTGTCGCGCATAATTGGCTACGTTTTCAAGAAACACAGCCCTTGGTCTTTTCTCAGAGACCAGCCGCATCACTTCGAAAAACAACGTTCCCCGGGCATCTTCGAATCCCAGCTGCTTTCCACTAACCGAAAACGGCTGGCAGGGAAAACCTCCACATAGCACGTCATGATCCGGGACATCTGAAGCATCGATTTGGGTTATATCACCCGACGGTTTTTCTCCGAAATTCCGTTCATAGGTTGCCGCTGCGTGCTTGTCGATTTCCGAGCTAAAAACGCACCGTCCGCCCAATCGTTCCAACCCAATGCGAAATCCACCAATGCCAGCAAATAAATCGATAAAGGTGAACATTACGATAAAATCAAACGATTCGGGCCAATGCGTTAGGGGTGATCTCACGCACGTCTCGCAGTATCGTTTCCCGATTGAATACCCCATCTCGAAAGGAGGTTCTCAATTCCTCGGACTGAAAATCGAAACCGATTAGGGCCCGGCCCACTCTCTCACCTGTGTAGCTATAATTGAAATACACGATACTCGCATCCTGGCAATTGTTAAGAAGGAAGTCGTGCAACGCGCCCGCTCTTTCCGGAAACTCAATTTTAATGAAGCACGGATACTCGATCAAAGACGCGTCGTA
Coding sequences within it:
- the dcm gene encoding DNA (cytosine-5-)-methyltransferase; the encoded protein is MFTFIDLFAGIGGFRIGLERLGGRCVFSSEIDKHAAATYERNFGEKPSGDITQIDASDVPDHDVLCGGFPCQPFSVSGKQLGFEDARGTLFFEVMRLVSEKRPRAVFLENVANYARHSNGDTLKRTLSMLEGEGYRTKHAILNASDYGVPQARKRLYIVGIREDVVRGEFRFPQPAGKKVSVLDILLPKSKVESTAIVRNDITITDTNVGKDLGARSEKPIQIGVINKGGQGERIYSPEGQGITLSAHGGGAAAKTGAYLVDGVVRKLHPVECLRMMGFPDSFKIDPRVGQAYKQFGNAVVASVIEAIGKEMLDAAKLKWEQAVLELK